The DNA sequence GCCTGTGCGCCGCGTCGATCAGCGCACGTAGATCCTCGACGCTGCCCAGGGCAGGTTCGACCGCGGTCCAATCCCGCGCCCAATAGCCATGGAAGCCGTAACTCTGTCCGGTGCCTTCGTCGACGCTTCCGTGGATCTGCTCCACGAAGGGCGTCATCCAGAGGGCCGTGACGCCGAGGGCGTCGAAATAGCCTTCCTCGATCTTCTCGAGGACACCGCGGAAGTCCCCGCCCAGGAAGCTTCGCAGGGGCGCTCCATCCCGGGCGCGCCCCAGTGCGAAGTCGTTGGACGGGTCCCCGTTCCTGAACCGATCCGTGAGGAGGAAGTAGACGGTGGCGCTGTTCCAGAACTCGGGCTCCGAGGGAGCGACAGCCGCCGACGTGGGAGGCTCGTCTGCCGCAGCGTCGCCTGCGGGAGTCGCCTCCGCGCGGCACCCGAACCCGGTGACCGTGCTCAGTGCCAGCGTGAGCGCCACCCGTGTTGCGCCCCACTGGGTTCGTCCAGTCCTGCGCGCGCGCCAGTCCATCGTCACCTCCTCACCTCGCACTGGCAGCCGCCACATCGTCGTGATCGTCGACCCGCATCGTCAGGAGGGCCGCCAAGACCAAGGAGGCTCCACCCACCAACAGCGCGTAGATGGCTTCACCGCCGAACAAGCGCCCGATCAGGAAGCCGAGTACTGAAGCCGCCACGATCTGAGGGATCACGATGAAGAAATTGAAGACACCCATGTAGTACCCCATCTTCGAGGGTGGCAGCGACCCGGTCAGGATCGCGTAGGGCATCGACAGGATGCTCGCCCAGGCGATGCCGACGCCGACCATGGACCCGAGCAACAGCGTCGGGTCCGAGATCAGGAAGACCGAGAGGAGCCCCAGCGCTCCGCATACCAGACAGACCGCGTGTGCCGCCCGGCGACTGGTGCGGCGGGCCAACGCCGGAATCAGGAAGGCCACCAGGGCGGCGATGCCGTTGTAGGTGGCAAAGCAGACACCCACCCAGTTGGCCCCCTCGTTGTACAGCGCCGAGGTGGGGTCGGACGCGCCGTAGATGTGGCTGGTCACGGCCGCGGTCGTGTAGATCCACATGGCGAAGAGGGCGAACCAGCTGAAGAACTGGACCCAGGCCAGCTGCTTCATGGTGCGCGGCATGTCCTGGAAGTCGTTGAGGATGGTCACGAAGCCGTTCTGGGACCGTCCCGCGCGTTGCAGCGCCCCCGACACCATGAGCAGGGCGCCTACCACGATGAGGCCGGAAGACAGCACCATGACCTCATGGATGGATCGGCTCGCCAGCCAGAGCGTGAACAACGTCCCCACCACGGCCAGCGTGGCACCCCACGCCACCTGA is a window from the Gemmatimonadota bacterium genome containing:
- a CDS encoding MFS transporter; the encoded protein is MSFGFLGIQFGFALQNANVSRIFETLGASVEDIPILWIAAPVTGLLVQPVVGYLSDRTWNRLGRRRPFFLGGAILATIALILMPNSPVLWIAAGMLWIMDASINVSMEPFRAFVGDNLPSEQRTTGFAMQSFFIGTGAVVASILPWLLTEQFGVSNEAPAGVIPDSVRLSFYLGAAVFFVAVLWTVLRSFEYSPDEMASFEENQSREAFIKDIRSPAQLAENGGRQVAWGATLAVVGTLFTLWLASRSIHEVMVLSSGLIVVGALLMVSGALQRAGRSQNGFVTILNDFQDMPRTMKQLAWVQFFSWFALFAMWIYTTAAVTSHIYGASDPTSALYNEGANWVGVCFATYNGIAALVAFLIPALARRTSRRAAHAVCLVCGALGLLSVFLISDPTLLLGSMVGVGIAWASILSMPYAILTGSLPPSKMGYYMGVFNFFIVIPQIVAASVLGFLIGRLFGGEAIYALLVGGASLVLAALLTMRVDDHDDVAAASAR